One region of Candidatus Woesearchaeota archaeon genomic DNA includes:
- a CDS encoding type II toxin-antitoxin system RelE/ParE family toxin — protein MVSATFHPYFKEIFSKIKDRSLKEKIIKQFSKIRENPEVGKPMQYDRKGTREVYVHPFRLSYLYIKEENKVLFLDLYHKDEQ, from the coding sequence ATGGTAAGTGCTACATTTCATCCTTATTTTAAGGAGATTTTTTCTAAGATTAAGGATAGGTCATTAAAAGAGAAGATAATAAAGCAATTTTCAAAAATCAGAGAGAATCCTGAAGTGGGCAAACCAATGCAATATGACAGAAAAGGCACTAGAGAGGTTTATGTGCATCCTTTTAGGCTGTCTTATTTATACATAAAAGAAGAAAATAAAGTGCTTTTCTTGGATTTGTACCACAAAGACGAACAATAG
- a CDS encoding AbrB/MazE/SpoVT family DNA-binding domain-containing protein: protein MDIAITRMSSKGQIVIPAEMREGINEGEKMVIIKNNHQFIMEKASDLDKNLEEDLEFARRTEEAWKRYERGEFIEMDFDDFLKEVEKW from the coding sequence ATGGACATTGCCATAACAAGAATGAGCTCGAAAGGTCAGATCGTAATACCTGCTGAGATGAGGGAAGGCATTAACGAAGGAGAAAAGATGGTCATTATAAAAAACAACCACCAGTTTATTATGGAAAAAGCAAGCGATCTGGATAAAAATCTTGAAGAGGATCTGGAATTTGCCAGAAGAACGGAAGAAGCTTGGAAGAGATATGAAAGGGGAGAATTTATAGAGATGGACTTTGACGATTTCTTAAAAGAAGTAGAAAAATGGTAA
- a CDS encoding diphthine--ammonia ligase: MCGIIGVFGRKNAEDLVSKGMLVLKNRGKDAKGIYVKDNGCVGHLLHSIVGFVKQPLIGKGIFGSNCEIYNWKELNKKYSLNAKNDSDLIFKLLEKRGIENIKDILEELDGVYAFFYWAGNNVFLARDIIGEKPVWFSNTGGFAFASEKKALERLGYLDIVELNPRQILKYNIKENSIQPINSDFFRIEPEIKDKIETIKNNVKSLLIDAVEKRIPETKFGLLFSGGLDSAVIACILKKLGKEFNCYTSVLEDNEMKQPHDLIAAKYAADALGLKLNVVKIKLDDVEKYLKKIVPLIEDSNVVKVGVALTFFEACRQAGKDGCRVVFSGLGSEEIFAGYKRHKDSANINKECLSGILKLYERDLYRDDVITMSNNLELRLPFLDKKVVSYCLKIPGEYKIKNNQEKYVLRLAAKDLGLKREIYERKKKAAQYGSNFHKAIEKLARRNKFGLKSDYLRQFYPGHNLKLGALVSSGKDSIYAMYVMLKQNYKIGCIITIKSKNPDSFMFHTPSVDLVRLQAESMGIPLVEFGTKGEKEEELKDLKNALDIAKKEHKIEGVVTGALYSAYQRDRIEKICDDLGLKIFSPLWHISQETELREILNAGFKFILASVAADGLDKSFLGRIVDDEFVDKLKKISEKNKMNIAGEGGEYESFVVDGPIFNKKIEIIDSEIKEESRNTAKLIIKKAELVGK, translated from the coding sequence ATGTGCGGCATTATCGGAGTGTTCGGAAGGAAGAATGCAGAAGATCTTGTAAGTAAAGGCATGCTTGTTTTGAAGAACAGGGGCAAAGATGCAAAAGGCATTTATGTTAAAGATAACGGCTGTGTCGGCCATCTTCTTCACTCCATTGTCGGATTTGTAAAGCAGCCTTTAATAGGCAAAGGAATTTTTGGCTCTAACTGCGAGATTTATAACTGGAAAGAATTGAACAAAAAATACAGTTTAAACGCAAAAAATGACTCGGATCTTATTTTTAAGCTGCTGGAAAAAAGGGGTATTGAAAATATAAAAGATATTCTTGAAGAGCTTGACGGCGTTTATGCCTTTTTTTATTGGGCAGGAAACAATGTTTTTCTTGCAAGGGATATAATTGGGGAAAAGCCGGTATGGTTCTCAAATACAGGTGGATTTGCATTCGCATCTGAAAAGAAAGCGCTTGAAAGATTAGGCTATTTGGATATTGTTGAATTAAACCCTAGGCAGATATTGAAATACAATATAAAAGAAAACAGCATTCAGCCCATAAACAGTGATTTTTTCAGGATAGAGCCGGAAATAAAAGACAAGATAGAAACAATAAAAAACAATGTAAAAAGCCTTTTGATTGATGCAGTTGAAAAAAGAATCCCTGAAACAAAGTTCGGCTTATTATTTTCAGGCGGCCTTGATTCTGCAGTCATAGCCTGCATTTTAAAAAAGCTCGGTAAAGAGTTCAATTGCTACACATCAGTATTGGAAGACAATGAGATGAAGCAGCCGCATGACTTAATTGCTGCAAAATATGCTGCAGATGCCCTTGGCTTAAAATTGAATGTTGTGAAAATAAAATTGGATGATGTTGAAAAATACCTGAAAAAAATAGTCCCGTTGATCGAGGATTCAAATGTTGTTAAAGTCGGCGTTGCATTGACTTTTTTTGAAGCGTGCAGACAGGCAGGAAAAGACGGCTGCAGGGTTGTTTTCTCTGGCTTGGGATCAGAAGAAATCTTTGCAGGCTATAAAAGGCATAAGGATTCAGCAAACATCAACAAGGAATGCCTGTCAGGTATTTTAAAGCTCTATGAAAGGGACCTTTACAGGGACGATGTGATAACAATGTCCAACAACCTTGAGCTTAGGCTGCCTTTTCTGGATAAAAAAGTAGTCAGCTATTGTTTAAAAATACCTGGAGAATACAAAATAAAAAATAACCAGGAAAAATACGTTCTAAGGCTGGCTGCGAAGGATCTCGGATTGAAAAGAGAAATTTACGAAAGAAAAAAGAAAGCAGCCCAGTACGGCTCAAATTTCCACAAGGCAATTGAAAAGCTCGCAAGAAGAAATAAATTCGGATTAAAATCAGATTATCTGAGGCAATTCTACCCGGGACATAACTTAAAGCTAGGCGCATTAGTGAGCTCTGGAAAGGACAGCATCTATGCCATGTATGTTATGCTTAAACAAAATTACAAAATTGGGTGTATAATAACAATAAAAAGCAAGAATCCTGATTCATTCATGTTCCACACGCCTTCTGTTGATTTAGTCAGGCTGCAGGCTGAGTCAATGGGAATTCCTTTGGTTGAATTTGGAACAAAAGGCGAAAAAGAAGAAGAATTAAAAGATTTAAAAAATGCATTAGATATTGCAAAAAAAGAGCACAAAATAGAAGGCGTTGTAACAGGCGCGCTTTATTCAGCTTATCAAAGAGATAGAATTGAAAAAATCTGCGATGATCTTGGATTAAAAATATTCTCTCCATTATGGCACATCAGCCAGGAAACAGAGCTGAGAGAAATACTGAATGCAGGATTTAAGTTCATATTGGCGTCTGTTGCTGCTGATGGCTTGGACAAAAGCTTCCTCGGCAGAATAGTTGACGATGAATTTGTAGATAAATTGAAAAAAATAAGCGAAAAAAACAAGATGAACATTGCAGGAGAAGGCGGAGAATACGAGAGCTTTGTTGTTGACGGCCCGATTTTCAATAAAAAAATAGAGATCATTGACTCTGAAATAAAAGAAGAAAGCAGGAATACTGCAAAGCTTATAATAAAGAAAGCTGAATTAGTTGGAAAATAA